ttgtctctttaataatttgacagttcagaatttcgcttttaatttaaagcttttaagatTGGAAAAccatatcatatagctgccatagaaactatcgaataattgagctgcaaaccATTATAgcatcaatgtttttaaacatatacgcaagtaaaaaataagtttaatgttcataagaatatttaatttttgcaatagctgcaagggtgtataaacttcggcttgccgatgtttgcttcctttcttgttttcaattttgtttttgttgttcgaGATGTActtaatgttaaaatattttagatttgcGGTTCAAAtgtcattaaaatcggacgactatatcatatacatAGCTCCCGTGggaacaattaaaatgtagaactaagaattttgtttttaaatgtaactttttaaatatttaaaaaaaaatcttttggaaatagtttattttcatatatcaGACtaacgattttatttaatattttaacattttttgcacATAATAAGGTGAGTTTTCTACTTGTTTTAAGATTTTtctacttaaaaaattttgagaaGTAACGGGACTATATGATGTCTGCCGAAGCTAAAAAAAAGCACTCCAACTGCTGACATGATTCTGGTCGAATGAGTGACTGAATCGAACAAATGACTTTTTAAATTCTGCCAAATGAACAGTTTTTAACCATTCTAAAAGTTCGTAGGTCATTGAAGGTAGGACCCGCTCAAAAAGATGAAGTGTATATTTGAAACCAATCGGTCAACTAATAGTCGAGTTATGCcagcagtttttaaaaatgtattttcgagataaacataaaaatcgatttttaaaaaagatacaCTGGTAATTCccttcaacatatacgcacatgcaatagctgcaagggtatataaacttcggcttgccgaaatttgctttctttcttgtttttcttagttttagaaataataatttgttaaaactGAATATTGTGCCCTTAATTTCGGAAATCTATATAGTTTGCTTTGAAAAGCGTTccttattttaagattttagaaAGGAAGCCAtgttaatttaagaaaaaaagtatCCTAAAATTTATGGTGCTATGAAAGACAAAAAATGGGCAAGCTTCTTGTTTTTAGagttaatattttgaatttgatttgttaaaaattctGCAAGGCACTACACACTTCGGTTTTAAGaagtttttttccttttttgtttatttatcaaTTTCTCAATTTGAAATACTTCACAAGTAggaaaacaatattattttaggGCACATTACCAGACGccacaatttaaattacaatgtCGTCCGCTTTAGTACAAAAGTTTTGGGGCACACTTTGGTCGATCGGTTCAATTAGTCGCATTGGGCAGTGCGTGAACCATATGTCCCACCATGTGGACATTATAGCTAGCGAGGAGCAGCGGATCTACGATGAACCATACGTGATCTTCCAGAACTGGCTGGTAGCTGCCCAGGAACAGGCCCCTCAAGTGCGCCCGCGACTCGCCTGCATGGCCACCGTGGACAAGGCCGGCGAACCTGTGACCCGGCTGACCAGCATCGAGGAGGTCAGCGCCAACGGGATCACGTTCTTCACGACTCTGGGCAGTCGTCAGGCGGGCGAGATTAGCGCTAACCCCCACGTGTCGCTGCACTTCAACTGGGCGCCACTCATGCGCAGTGTTCGGATAGCGGGAACCGCCCACCAGCTGACGGAGGAGCAGGCACTGGACCAGTTCCGCCGATACCCGCGCCACGTCCAGATGTGCATCACCCACGGACCACGATACGCAGCTGCCGAGTGGCAGTCCCGCTCTGGGGTCTTTTCGCGGGTCGTACAACGCTTGTACGACTGGCTTGGCAAGTCGCCGGAGGAGATTCCAATGCCGCCCAACTGGGGGGGCTACATCCTGACGCCCAGCCTCTTCGAGTTCGGGATGCTCAGCGGAGAGAAGGCCGGCAGGACTCGGGTGAGATTCCGTCGCTGCCTTGAAATGCCCAGAGTAAGTCCTTAAATAAGTCcctacaaataaaaaataaaaataaatatctcaCTTCTTTCCAAAGattttcctttcttgttaaataagttttaaagtcTCCCTAAACGtagtttgtaaaattaaaataagaaaaacgtatgcattcttgttttttaatttgtattataaatattgaagCAAATGTCTTTCGAACCTTCGAGGGTATTACAAAAATCGAACAATATTTGTGATCTTTTAAGCAattcaattcatttcattaaatttatttaattcttctTAGAATGCCACTTGATGTCTCATAGAAACCctagaaacaaatatttatttttttataaggaCATTTGATGTCTCATATGAAAGATATTGCATCATAAATCACAAATATTCCTAAACCTTTTTTTACATTGTTACAATTGGATTTtacgatttttttaatttaaattaagcttaTACCTTTTTTCCAGGGCACACGAGTTGGTTCCGTTCAAGCTGAGAGGCAGGATTGGGTCTATGATTCTTGTGAggaatattgaaattaaatctaCTTCAGATCTGCTTTATTTCCTTCTTGTCATACTAACCCCAAAGTATGCTTactattttctaaattttttgtcaactaaattaagtttttatataaaactaaaactaaaaccataaacttaaattacaaaaaataaatctttaaagaaaattaaaaaggaggTATTAGTGAAAATACTGGCAAATATCATGACATAGCAAAACCGTACTATTAATTATCCCAAAGGGCCGCATCTTCTCATCGGTCTTCAAATTGTTGATCCTTAAGGGGGACTCCCATTTGTATATACTTGCAGTCAAAAGTTAGCAACGTAGTGAATGGAATGTTTCCGACCCATAAGGTgtgcaataaatattattgattaGCATCACTGACGTTTTGATTTAGccatgttattattttaagaaaaaaaacttaaactgaGGATATGTTCTGaatttgagaaaaaatgttctaaTAATGATGCAAAATTTTGCTTAATATAAGAATTAGCCTTTTTAAGGAAAATAGATGTTCGGCTTTTGCCTACTGACAAGTTAGAACGTGCGTGGACGAGTGGTTAAGGCTTTCATGTAGAGCGCGAAAGGTCCCGGGTTTATTTCTGAGTCGAGGAATGtgcttttcataaaaatatttcgcaagtaaaaatgatttcattcaacacgtaaaataaaaatataacaattaattatgaaatacTATGTTTATAACGAATCAAATTAGCACTACAGGTGGACAACAAAGATCGACGCTcgtgttcaaattaaatttctatacatatgtatggtatgtaaaacaaacaataaaatttaaagaaaatgtaagtTACAttcattataatatttaaaaagaacccatcaaaatgttaattttgtaCTTGAGCTCCTTGCTGTTGTAGTTGAAGAGAGACGAACAACAAAGACCGCCCAGCGCGTTGCAGCTGTGGCTCACCAAAATACAAAAGGCGGATCTCCCTTAGAATAGGACAGTATCCAATAATGTGCACTACGATTTCCTGCTCTCGTTCCTGCAGCACATGATTGGCTTGGAAACATGGCAGCCTATGCTCAGGCATGCTCACAACTTTTCGGATATACATATCTGAAGTGCATATCAGCTGAAAAATTTGCAGCGGCGACAGGCCTGTTTCAAAGTATAACATTCTATTCGGAGTAAATCTGGGTAGGCGAAAATCTTTTTAGGAAGAATCTTAACAGGCTTTCAACAACATCATAGGGAGAGATGCCCCCCGCAAGGCTGATGAtcagtaatattttttaaaaagagggTAAAGAGAGAAGAGGTTAGTGTACATCCTTGTTTAACTCCAGCTTCAATGGTAAACCGCATGGATAATTGCTCTAAATCCCACTCTGCTGCCAAGTTGTCCGTGTACAAGGTGAAAAACGTTTAAAAGTTTGGTTGATATTACAATAGTACTGAGCTTGTACATCAGAGTTCTTCTGTATATGGAGCCAAAAGCAGCTTTAAAACCCATAAATAACCACAACTATTTTCCGCTGTAAATGTATGACCTTGCTTTACAAGTGACACTGAAAATCTTGTCAATTGTTGAATAACCTTTTCTAAAACCGGCTTGTAATTCAGTTGGAATATCGCAGTATCTTACCCAGTTTTTCAGCCGATCGAGCAATTGTGCAGAGAAAACTTTAGCTAACACGTTATGAAAGGAGATTCCCCTGTAGATGGATGTAACTTTCGGGTTGCCTTTCTTAAAAATGGGACACAGCGGTTTGAAAGTTTTTTGGGACTGTTTCCGATTGCAAAATCTTGTTGAAAGCAGTGACCATGCAGGCTTTGGACTGAGTTCAAtgagcaataaaaataataaaaaccaaaactttaaatcttttaaatattagttattaattttttaaga
This genomic window from Drosophila gunungcola strain Sukarami chromosome 3R, Dgunungcola_SK_2, whole genome shotgun sequence contains:
- the LOC128252936 gene encoding pyridoxine/pyridoxamine 5'-phosphate oxidase, whose translation is MSSALVQKFWGTLWSIGSISRIGQCVNHMSHHVDIIASEEQRIYDEPYVIFQNWLVAAQEQAPQVRPRLACMATVDKAGEPVTRLTSIEEVSANGITFFTTLGSRQAGEISANPHVSLHFNWAPLMRSVRIAGTAHQLTEEQALDQFRRYPRHVQMCITHGPRYAAAEWQSRSGVFSRVVQRLYDWLGKSPEEIPMPPNWGGYILTPSLFEFGMLSGEKAGRTRVRFRRCLEMPRGTRVGSVQAERQDWVYDSCEEY